The Pseudanabaena yagii GIHE-NHR1 genome segment GGATGGACAAGATCAACAAATGGTTTTCCGATCCAGTCATTGGGGTCAAAGCCAAAGATTGTTTGAAATTGGGGCGATAGATAGTCAAAAATCCCATGAACATCAGTTGACCAAGTCAAGTCATTAGCACCTTCCACTAAACGACGGAATTTTGCTTCGCTCTCCGTTAAGGCAGATTCTATCCGCTTGCGATCGCTAATATCATAGTTAATCCCGATCATATCTTGGGGATTGCCCTGTTCGTCTCTGACTACCACCCCATAGGCTTTGATAAAGTGTACAGTACCATCGGGATGTACAACCCGAAATTCGGTATCATATTCTACTTCTCCTGAGATAGCTTGCTGGAGCAGGCTTTCGATAGAATCACGATCTTCAGGATGGAGTCTATTTGCCCAATCGTCATAATCTATGGAGCCATCAGCTTGTTTGGGGATTCCGTAAAGCTCGTACATCCGCTCGTCCCAAATTTTAGTCTTGTGAACAAGATCCCATTGCCAACAACCAAATGCTCCAGATTTGAGGGCTAAGGCAAGCCGTTCCGATATTTGCTTAAGTTGTGCAGTGCGTTGCTCTACTTTAGCTTCTAGTTCTTGGTTAAGTTGCTGGAGTTCCAGTTCAGCGAGTTTGCGATCGCTAATATCATTCGCACATCCAATCAAATGGGTAATATGACCTTGCTCATCTTTAACCACAGAAAGCCGCAAGCTAACGTAGAGGCGTTGTCCTGATTTAGAAATGACAATAACTTCCGCAGTATGCTTCCCATTTGTCAATAGAGGTATAAGCACCTCTGCTTGTAGGGCTTCAGCATCTTCATACATAAAGTTGACATTTTGCCCTAATACCTCTGCCTCTGTATAGCCATAAAGACTCTCTGCTCCATGATTCCAACTGAGAATTGCGCCTTCGAGGTCGGTCGTCACGACGGCATCATGAATTTCTTCTAAAACTTGAGATTGCAGTTGTAATTTTTGAGTGCGTTCCTGTACCTTCTCCTCTAGGAAGGAATTCATGGTTTGCAGATTTTGATATAGCTCAGCCTGTTGCAAGGCGATCGCCAAATGCACAGATAGCTGATGCAATAGCTGAATATCTTCTTCCTGCCATTGGCGTGGAGATGAGCATTGATGGACGATTAACAAGCCCCATAGAGCATTTGTGCCATTCAGGAGGATCGGCACTACCAGATTTGCCCTGATCTGAAATCTTTCGAGAAGTTGGATATGGCACTCGGTCAGATTAGCTTCGTAAATGTCGTGCGCCACAAAGATCTTGCCATTTTGGTATTCCCCACCAAGATTTTCCTGAAAGCAAGTATCTTCAATCTGACTATCCAAGCATGTCTCCCATTCAGGAAGTCCTGACTCGGCAACAATTGCCCCACTCATATCAGGATTAAATCGGTAAATAATCGCCCGATCCGCATCTAAAAAGCTGCGGACTTCTTGGACGATCGCATTAGAAACATACTCAAATGAAACTGACCTACGGATGTGGAGCGACATTGAGGCAATTATTGTTTGCTGCTGTTGCGATCGCCGCAGTTGGCGGAGAAGTAAATTATTTTCTTGCACCTGATTGATGCAGGTGAGGAGCGAAATGTCTGTCACATCGCTTTTTACTAAATAGTCGGCTGCCCCCAGCTTCATCGCCCTTACTGCAATGCGTTCATCGCCCGATCCCGTCATCATGATCACAGGCAATTTATTGATTAATTGCTCAGTACCAATAGCTTCCAAAAATTCCAAACCATCGCCATCGGGCAGATTGATATCGAGCAGTACGACATCTGGTTGCTGCGATCGCCACAGTTCCAAACCTTCCTCTAGTGTTTCTGCTTCGGTAATGTGATATTGCTGCTCTGGATCGGATTGGAGATAGCGCTTGAAACTAAAGCGATCGCTTTCCGCATCATCCACAATCAAAATTTTGAGCGTGGAACTGCTTTGTACAGACGATTGCCAAGACTTAATCGTTGGGTTAGGTAGTGAATTGTCCATAACTAGGTAAAACCGTAAATTGAAACCAATGTTGAAATAGAATTTGAACAGTCTGCTGCATTTCACTAACCCCCATTGGTTTAAGCATGTAACAGTTTGCACCGTACTGATAGCAGGTTTGGATATCTTGCAGACTATTGGAAGTAGTCAATACAATAATTGGAATTATTTGCAGAATAGGAGTTTGCTTAACTGTGCGGATTACTTCTCGCCCATCGGTGTTGGGGAGATTGAGATCTAGCAAAATAGCAACGGGAAAAGCTGCATTGAGATCTTGATATTCGCCTTGTCGTAATAGATATTCCAAGGCTTCATCCCCATCTTCAAATCTTAGGAAATTGTAAGTCAATCTCTCTAGTAGATTGAGCTTTTGAGTAGCTCGCCAAAAACTATAGAAATCTTCGTCACTATCTTCGATAATGGCAATTACAGGATCGGTGAGATTTTCCCAAGGAGAATTCAATAGCTTTTGCATAAGTATGAGTTTAAGTTACAACTTGATATTACATTGAAGTTGTCAAGCCCCTCACCTCCCAGACTCCCCTGCTAAGGGAGAGGAGGAGTAAGACTTATTTCTTGTTCACCTCTCCCTTAGTGAGAGCTAAGGTGTACACACAAGTTATCAGCTAAGTTAGTTGCTAATGATCCCCCTCAATCCCCCTTAAAAAGAGAAGAAAATTCTCCCCCCTTTTTAAGGGGGGCTGGGGGGGATCTACACCCTGAAACATAGACAGTGAGACTTGTGTGTACATATTCGCTTTTGGGATAGAGACTAAGGGTGAGGATTTGATGTAATATCAGTCGCTATTTCAGGTATGACTGATGTATTTGATTCAATTGGTAAAGTAAACGAGAATACAGATCCCTGTCCATAAACTGACTGTACTTGAATTTTCCCTCCATGACGTTCAATAATTTTTTTGACAATGGTTAATCCCGCACCTGTACCACCTCCATATTTGCTAGGAGCGTGTAATCGTTTAAAGATGCGGAACACCGAGTCTAAATGCTTCTCGCGAATACCGATGCCATTATCGCGGATATAGATAGTCACAAAATTAGGATCTTGTGAATTAGACTCGAGCCAGCCAACTTCTACCCATTTATCAGCTTGCTCATTGTATTTAAAGGCATTGGAAATGAGGTTGATAAATACTTCCTCAAGCAAAACGCGATCGCCTAATACCGTTGGTAGTGATTGGGGAACCCGAATCTGACAATTTGTCCATTGGGGATTGATCGCAAATAACTCAGTTACGGTTTTTAGCAATTGATCGAGCGCGATCGGATACATTTGCAACTCTTGTCTACCCAAGCGCGAAAACTTCAGCAATGAATCAATCAATGACTCCATCCGCTTCGTCAACCGTACTAGGGTATTTAGTTTCTCAGCTCCATCTCCTTGGAGCATATCGCTATAGTCCTCTAACAAAAAAGTGGCATAGTTATGAATGCCGCGCAAAGGTTCCTTCAAGTCGTGAGAAGCAATATAAGCAAAGGAATCTAACTCACTATTACTACGCTCTAGTTCGAGATTGATATTGGCAAGATCTTCCGCTTGGCGTAATACGATATCAACGATCGCTTGCCGTAGTTCCAGCGCTCCCGCTATTTCGCAATCGAGCCAAGGACTAGACTTGCCATTTACGGTTTCTTGCCATAACTCAAAAGACTGGCGCGGAAAGATCGTGATTGTCCCATCTTCTTCGAGTCGCTTGGGCTTGTCTGGGTTTCCTGCCCAGTTCACGGTTTGCAGCATTTCAGGACGAAACCAAATGATATAGCGATGCTGAATTTTGGAGATAGCCATTGCTAAGACTCCACTAGCGATCGCAGTATATTCCTCAGCTAGGGGATAGAGTCTAGACAGACTATCGGTGACAAAAATATCTTGGTTGTAATGCTCAAGTAACCAAGGCAGCAATGTTTTGATCTGCTCTAAGGTAGGAGTCTGTCCAATCAGAGTGATATCGACATTGCTTTGACAAACGGCAACCCCTGCGGCTCCTGTCAACTTCAGCAACGCCTCAGGATCAGCAATTAGTTCACTAACAAAATCATCGGTGCGGGCTAATCGCTCTACAAACTGTCCCTGAAGGGTTTTGAGATAGAGTTTGTAATCAAGGTTTTCGTTCGCTTCCTTATTGGCGATTTCCGTAGACATAAGCTGTCCCAAAAACTCGCAGATTGTGCGGATTTCATAGGGAATAAATTTGGGAGTGGAGTGATGACAGGAGATCAATCCCCAAAGCTCCTGATTTTGAATGAGGGAAACTGACATGGATGCAGCCACTTCCATATTCTTGAGATATTCAATATGAATGGGAGAGACAGATCGCAAACTGCAATAACTCATGTCCAGTTTTGGCAATGGTTCTGAGTCTTCCTCTTGATGGGTTGCTAGCCCGATCGCTTGATAGTTTATATCTGGAATTAGGCGCAACCAATTAAGTGTATAGAGATGTTTTGCTTGTTTGGGAATGTCGGTGTCGGGAAAGTGCATTCCCAAAAATGCTTCTTGCTCATCTTGCTTAGCTTCGGCAATGACAGTACCATCGCCATTCTCATTAAAGCGATAGATCATCACCCGATCAAAACCTGTGATGGCTTGGATCTCTTGGACAATTAAGTTACATAGCTCTGTCAAATTAAGAGCCGTCTGCATTTTGGTGAGGGTGTTCTTAATTTGATGATAAAACTGAAAAAAGTCATTTTTAATTATGGAAACTGTTGGTTCCAATTCCAAAACTAGCTCACCAGTGATCGCACGGTGCACAATTCCGTTAAAGCTGAGAGGAGTGCTATCATCATCTGGCGTATAAAATTTGAGGGGAATGGGATTGATATGTTCAAAACTTCGATCTAAGCAGCTACTAATTGCTTCAATATGCTCACTACTAATAAATTCATCTAATCGGCGATCGAGCAATTCCGCAGGTGTAAGTCCCAAAAGATCAAAGGTGTTTTCGCTGACCTGCATAATTTTGATATCAGGTTCACTGAGCACGAGCAGTACTCCGTGGGGCTGGATCGAACTGGGGACATGAATCGGTTCGCGATCGCAATTAGTGAGGTTAACTGCTTCTTCGTTATTGATGGGGAGATTGACGATTTGCATCGAAGGTAAGGGGCTGAGCGATTACGATATTGTTGCTTAGATTAATCTAAACTCTTGTATAGCAGTCCTAAATCATTTGTAGATTTTTGGGTTTGTGGAAGCGCACCCCGAAGGGGTGCGCTTCCACAAACCCTTTAGGATTGCTATATAAATCACGAAAGTTTGATTACAAGAAATAGTAACAGTTAAAAATGAGGCAATTATGTAGTTCAGCATTTAATCGTAATTAAAAAGCTGTGACGCATAGAGTGCGGGCGTTACTTTTTTTGCACTATTTTTTAATTACTGATATTTAGACAAAACTTTATCCCCCAATTTTTTCTCCCGCAGGAGAAGAGTAGCAAATCCATATTAATGTTCTGTTGCTCCGATAAGAGCTTGTTTGAGAATAATTCTCTTTAGCACTGATGTTACGTGGAAGGAATTCCTGCGATATTGAAGGATCGGGGCTGGCACGGGGGCGCAGCCCCTACCGAAAATTTAAATTATTTAGGTAGGGGCAATCCCCCCGTGGTTGCCCTGCTGTGCTAAATCAACAGTTAATCGCCCCCTAGCCCCCAATTCTGGGGGAACAAGAAAATAAAAGTCTTTCAAAGTCCCCCAGAATTGGGGGATTGAGGGGGCTTAGATATATTGAAACGAAGACAGTTAGACTTGTGTGTACAGCGTAGCTACAAAAGGAGAGAGAATTTTCTTCTTCGCCCTTAAAAAGTGGAATTGAGGGGGATCATTACATCAATTAGACATTAACCATCTTTCTTAAAATTTCTTCCTTTGTTAAAGCCAACTGATTTTCCAAACTTCCCGTGAGCCATTGATTGCCAATCATAAGTTCTAGTTCCTCATTGGAGATGGGATGCCATTGAGGATTAAAGGCGATCGCTTGATGCCATTCAAATCTCACCTCACTATATTCTGTGCCAATTGGACGGTTAGCATAATGGGGATCATGCTCAATCCAGACTAAGCTCTCAGGATTAAGATGAAACTCTCGCACGATTTGTGTAGCAAGTTTTGTTGTTTTGGATTCGATGAACCAACCAATTTCACAATTTTGCGGAGATACGATCACAATTTGTTGCCCGAATTGTTGATAAATGATGCGTAAATGGCATTGCAGTTGCCAAATATCAGTTTCTTGACCGAAAACATGGCATTGATAAAGGCGATCGATGTTTTTCATAATAGCAATAATCTAAAGTGCTTAAACCGATGTATTTGGGCAAACTGCAAACTCAAACAAGTGGGGTTGCGGCAATTCTTCTGGGTTTAGGTAGTTTTCTAAATCCATGAATATGCGATCGCAAATCATCCCCTATCAAAGTTATCTGATTAGGTTGCAAAAATTGTAGGTTAGTCGAAAGGAGCAGTGCATTTTCCTGTAGGAGATCTTGGATAAATCCAGCTTGTTGGGCTTCTGCCTCTTGGCGACTTGTAAATGCACCAAAGTAGTATAGGCAGAGAGGTTGTGCAGTCAAAATTTCTAGCCACCAACCTAACTCACAAGTAGAGTTATTGACCGTAATTTGATTCATAAACTTGATAATGGGGGTAAATAGCGGTGAGAGACCTAATAACATCCCCTAGAGGCTATATTTAAACTCAAAAATGGAATTTAAGTTAGAATCCCAATTAAATCACTATCAGTGTTTTCCGCTAACAACAAATCTATAGTGAAAATTAACAGGTTAAAAAACATAGTTTTTGGGATCAGACTAACCTCATTGATGGTTTAACAAATAGTCTATTTGTTTATTATAGGTTGAATATTTAGGTTAATATCCAAAAATGAGGAAATTCTGTGGATGGTGAAATATTACTATTTCAGTAACCTAATTTTTTTGGCATCACTTCGTCGCGCTACAAAAAATCTGCTTCCCTTAGCGATGGTCAGTATGGGAAGAATATACAAATTCAACGATTTGTTCGATTAATAATGGCTGATACCAACCTTTGCGAGCTTCTTCTTGAATGATGGCGATCGCTACTAATGGACTAAAGGCGGGTTTGTAGCTACGTTTATGGGTTAAAGCCTCATAGATATCTAATATTTGGACAATCCTTGCTAAATGGGGAATTTCTTCTTTGCATAAACCATAGGGATAGCCTGAGCCATCCCATCGCTCGTGATGGCATTGGATAATTGGGATAATCGTCTCTAGCTCTTCGGGCAAATGTAGATCGGTATTGTCGATCATGGGATGGAGTTTCATGATCCCCCACTCTTCTAGATCTAAGGCGGTGGGTTTATGCAAAATGTTTGGAGAGATAAAGACTTTACCGATGTCATGGAAATAAGCCCCCCACATTAAAAGTTGCGTTTCTTGGTTTGATAATTGCAGGAACTTGCTGAAAGCTTTGGCTAGCAATGATAAGCGACAGCAATGTTGATAGGTCTCTGGATCTAGTTTGTAAATTAACTGTCTGGTTTTCGTAGGGACTATTTTCAGAATCCCTAAATCCTTCATGTCTCCATTCCTATATAGGTGTTTTTTCATTAAGTTTATTAATTCATAAATAATTTATGAATGCGCCTCAAAAACTGTTCTACACAAGTGCGATCGAAATACTAAATAGCTAAAACCCAGAGACAAAACCTGTGGCGCACGCGCAGCGTGCGCCACAGGTTTTGGGGTTTTATATTTAATTGCGCCCAGCTACTTATTTACTTCGATGCAAATTAAGATATCAGCAGAAAATAAAGGAATTATGAGGTGTAAAGATAGTTAATCTAGCCGAAGCAAACCCAGAAGAGAATTGCGGCGCTTCGCGCCGCAATTCTCTTCTGGGTATAAATACTACCAGCCCAATATCTGAGAAATTTCTGAAAATAATTTGACTGGATGGAACGGCTTGGCGATCGCACCATTAACTCCTAACTTGGCGATCGCTTGCGGATCTGTGAGATCTGCGCGAGCGGTTAATAAAACAACAGGAATGTCAGCTATTTGGGGATTGGCTTGTAATTTTTTGAGAAAGGCAAATCCATCCATATTTGGCATCAAAATATCCAGCACAATTGCGTCAGGAGGATTTTCAGCAACTATGTCTAACCCTTCTTCCGCATAGAGTGTTGTAATGGCTTTACATCCCCCGAAAATTTCTAAGCAAGTCTTTAAGACATCACAAATATAGTAGTCATCGTCTATTACTAAAATCGTTTTTTGAGCTATAACTTCCATTTTGGATTTAAAGAAAAGTATTTCTTCTAATTAAGAATTTAAAAATATTGTAGTTACTAAAAATGAGAACAATCTGAGGATGGAGGAATTTACTAGTTTAATTGTATCCCTCACCCTTCAGCCCCCTCTCCCATTAAGCTACCGTTTACACACAAGTCTATCTGTCTTCGTTTCAATGTATCTAAGCCCCCTAAATCCCCCAATTCTGGGGGACTTTGAAGAGATTTTATTTTCTTGTTCCCCCAGAATTGGGGGCTAGGGGGCGATTAATTGTTGACTTAGATAGGTTTTATGACTTGTGTGTACACGGTAGCTTAAAAAGGGGGAGAATTTTCTTCTTCCCCTTTTTTAAAGGGGATTGAGGTAAATCATTAGCAACTAATGATTTACCAATTTAAAAGTTGAGCGATTTGGTCGGCGATCGCGATCGGATCAAAGGGTTTGGCGATTGTCCCTGCTACGCCTAGTTTGGCAAACTGTTCGCGATCGCTAGTTTGGACTTTAGCGGTTAATAGAATGACAGGAATATTTTGAGTATGGGAATTGGTTTGTAGTTGTTGATAGACTTGAATCCCATCCATTTCGGGCATCATCACATCTAGCAAAATCGCATCAGGTTGCAGACTTTCCACAATGCTCAAAGCCTCTTTCCCAGAATTGCTGACGCGCACTGACCACCCCTTAAAGCTTTCTAAACATACGGCAATTACCGATGCGAGATTGGGTTCATCGTCAATTAATAACAGTGATTTGGTATACATCGTCATTGCTCCTAACCTAGATGATGGGGAATCGTAAAGGAAAATGTACTGCCTTGGGATAGAACGCTCTCAGCCCAAATTTTACCGCCATGTTGCTGAATAATGCTGCGACAGATGGCTAAACCTAAGCCTGTGCCTCCCTTTTGGCGAGAGTCGGAGGCATCGACTTGATGAAACCGCTCAAAAACACTTTCTAAAGAGTTTTCAGGAATACCACGACCTTGATCGCTGATTTTAAACAGAATATCTTGGGTAGTTGAGTATACGTCAAAGCGAACTTCGCTATGGGGCGGAGAGAACTTGATCGCATTGCTAAGTAAATTGACAATGGTTTGGACAAGGCGATCGCGATCACACCAAATTTGTAAGGATGGGACATTGCTAACTATCTGGATTTGATGATCAGTAGTAAGCGTTTGCATTGTTTTCAGTGCTTGTTCGCATAGCTCGGTCACATCATACCAATGGCGATTGAGAGTGATGCGACTAGATTCTAAACGTTCCAAATCCAGAATATCATTTACTAGTCGTACTAGCCTTTCGGTATCTGCCACCGCAATATTCAGCATATGTTTCGCTGTGTCAGGTTTTTCATCTAATACTCCCGAAGCCAGTAAACCTAATGCCCCGCGAATTGAAGATAAGGGCGTGCGGAGTTCATGGCTCACGATCGAAATAAATTCACCTTTGATTTTGTCAACCTTTAACTTATCGGTAATGTCTTCGCCAATGCTGATTGTGCCGATAATTTTATTATTTGGATTGCGTAAGGGGGTATTGTTCCATGCAATCATGCGCTCTTCACCTGCTCTAGTGATGATCGGATTTTGATAGTAACGCGGGAAATTATTAAATATTGCGTCGTTAGCTAGGGCATCGATGAAAGTTTGCTTAAGTTTTTCTTGGTCAATTTGCGGTAAAAAGTTATAAAACCAATCTTGCCCAATGACCTCGGCAAATTTATAACCCGTAATTTCTAAAAAGAAAGGATTTACATATTCCACAAGCCCCTGTGCTGTCAGTCCCACAACGATTAGACGCACATTATCAAGCAACGATTGCCAACGTTGATTGATTTCTTGGACAGCAATTTCTTTCAGTTTATTAGGGGTAATGTCTTGAAAAATAATTAACATGGTCGTAATTTCGCCATCATGGTTATATTCAGGAACAATGTAGACTCTGTAATACTCCCTCTC includes the following:
- a CDS encoding response regulator: MQKLLNSPWENLTDPVIAIIEDSDEDFYSFWRATQKLNLLERLTYNFLRFEDGDEALEYLLRQGEYQDLNAAFPVAILLDLNLPNTDGREVIRTVKQTPILQIIPIIVLTTSNSLQDIQTCYQYGANCYMLKPMGVSEMQQTVQILFQHWFQFTVLPSYGQFTT
- a CDS encoding DUF1816 domain-containing protein, with the protein product MNQITVNNSTCELGWWLEILTAQPLCLYYFGAFTSRQEAEAQQAGFIQDLLQENALLLSTNLQFLQPNQITLIGDDLRSHIHGFRKLPKPRRIAATPLV
- a CDS encoding ATP-binding protein, encoding MQIVNLPINNEEAVNLTNCDREPIHVPSSIQPHGVLLVLSEPDIKIMQVSENTFDLLGLTPAELLDRRLDEFISSEHIEAISSCLDRSFEHINPIPLKFYTPDDDSTPLSFNGIVHRAITGELVLELEPTVSIIKNDFFQFYHQIKNTLTKMQTALNLTELCNLIVQEIQAITGFDRVMIYRFNENGDGTVIAEAKQDEQEAFLGMHFPDTDIPKQAKHLYTLNWLRLIPDINYQAIGLATHQEEDSEPLPKLDMSYCSLRSVSPIHIEYLKNMEVAASMSVSLIQNQELWGLISCHHSTPKFIPYEIRTICEFLGQLMSTEIANKEANENLDYKLYLKTLQGQFVERLARTDDFVSELIADPEALLKLTGAAGVAVCQSNVDITLIGQTPTLEQIKTLLPWLLEHYNQDIFVTDSLSRLYPLAEEYTAIASGVLAMAISKIQHRYIIWFRPEMLQTVNWAGNPDKPKRLEEDGTITIFPRQSFELWQETVNGKSSPWLDCEIAGALELRQAIVDIVLRQAEDLANINLELERSNSELDSFAYIASHDLKEPLRGIHNYATFLLEDYSDMLQGDGAEKLNTLVRLTKRMESLIDSLLKFSRLGRQELQMYPIALDQLLKTVTELFAINPQWTNCQIRVPQSLPTVLGDRVLLEEVFINLISNAFKYNEQADKWVEVGWLESNSQDPNFVTIYIRDNGIGIREKHLDSVFRIFKRLHAPSKYGGGTGAGLTIVKKIIERHGGKIQVQSVYGQGSVFSFTLPIESNTSVIPEIATDITSNPHP
- a CDS encoding response regulator gives rise to the protein MYTKSLLLIDDEPNLASVIAVCLESFKGWSVRVSNSGKEALSIVESLQPDAILLDVMMPEMDGIQVYQQLQTNSHTQNIPVILLTAKVQTSDREQFAKLGVAGTIAKPFDPIAIADQIAQLLNW
- a CDS encoding response regulator, giving the protein MEVIAQKTILVIDDDYYICDVLKTCLEIFGGCKAITTLYAEEGLDIVAENPPDAIVLDILMPNMDGFAFLKKLQANPQIADIPVVLLTARADLTDPQAIAKLGVNGAIAKPFHPVKLFSEISQILGW
- a CDS encoding HD-GYP domain-containing protein — its product is MKKHLYRNGDMKDLGILKIVPTKTRQLIYKLDPETYQHCCRLSLLAKAFSKFLQLSNQETQLLMWGAYFHDIGKVFISPNILHKPTALDLEEWGIMKLHPMIDNTDLHLPEELETIIPIIQCHHERWDGSGYPYGLCKEEIPHLARIVQILDIYEALTHKRSYKPAFSPLVAIAIIQEEARKGWYQPLLIEQIVEFVYSSHTDHR